The sequence below is a genomic window from Candidatus Eisenbacteria bacterium.
CTGGATTTCTCAGCGGACGCCGACGCCTCTCAAGAGTTCGGAGTCTCGGCCGGCCCCGACGGAGATGCGGGTAATCGGGATGCCAGCCTGGTCCTCTACCCATTCCAGATATGTGCGGGCCGCCTCGGGCAAGTCGTCCCAACGTCGGACGGCTTCGGTCGAGGTCTTCCAACCCGGGAAACTGCGCCAGAACGGCTTACACCGCTCGAGCGAGCGGGTGGAGGCTGGGAAGCGATCGAGCGCCTCCCCGTCGACCTCGTAGCACTCGGCGACCTTGATCTCGTCGAAGTCGTCGAGCACATCGAGCTTGGTGATCACCAGCTCGTCGAGCCCGTTGACGCGCACCGCATACCGCAGCGCCGGCATGTCGAGCCAGCCACAGCGACGCGGACGCCCGGTGACGGCGCCGTACTCCTCCCCCGCGGCGCGGAGCCGCTCCGCCTCCTCGGCAGGCATCTCGCTCGGGAACGGACCGTGGCC
It includes:
- a CDS encoding adenylosuccinate synthetase, encoding GHGPFPSEMPAEEAERLRAAGEEYGAVTGRPRRCGWLDMPALRYAVRVNGLDELVITKLDVLDDFDEIKVAECYEVDGEALDRFPASTRSLERCKPFWRSFPGWKTSTEAVRRWDDLPEAARTYLEWVEDQAGIPITRISVGAGRDSELLRGVGVR